One segment of Streptomyces bathyalis DNA contains the following:
- a CDS encoding sensor histidine kinase, whose protein sequence is MTKGRCGPWHSLSRHRRAVDAGLAVFFVLLDTGLTLAGESWWPRRPGTLAWILLGVQAAACGSLVFRRRAPITVVAVLGGFTLTVTLLISPAGVLTPAEKWNVWAPLSTALAAYGPVFYRPGDRRTAFLALALFTFVVARPWEASFTVVTIGLLRTAVGPLLALYFEARRRLVRALTERAERAERERHLLAERARAEERARLAGEMHDVVTHRVSLMALQAGALRMTAPDEATRQAAEELRAAGCQALEELRDLVGILRRDPDEHSSTESVAGLAGLVAESAAVGTPAELVEDGDRTLASPVVGRTAYRVVREALTNARKHAPGAQVTVHVEYRETQVRLTIRNTPPPGKSAEGALAGAGTGATCGATAEAVRAAPVPASAAATADVAATAAALVGTGSGLGLAGLRRRLELVQGTLRAGPSPDGGFSVEATLPAYVPTVEAAV, encoded by the coding sequence ATGACAAAGGGGCGGTGTGGACCGTGGCACAGCCTGAGCCGTCACCGCCGGGCTGTGGACGCCGGCCTCGCGGTCTTCTTCGTACTGCTGGACACCGGGCTGACGCTCGCCGGTGAGAGCTGGTGGCCCCGGCGTCCGGGGACCCTGGCCTGGATCCTGCTGGGTGTACAGGCCGCCGCGTGCGGCTCGCTCGTCTTCCGCCGCCGCGCTCCGATCACGGTCGTCGCCGTCCTGGGCGGGTTCACGCTCACCGTGACGCTGCTGATCTCGCCCGCAGGGGTTCTGACGCCCGCGGAGAAGTGGAACGTGTGGGCGCCCCTCTCGACGGCGCTGGCCGCATACGGTCCGGTCTTCTACCGGCCAGGAGACCGCCGCACCGCCTTCCTTGCCCTCGCCCTCTTCACCTTCGTCGTCGCACGCCCGTGGGAGGCGTCGTTCACGGTCGTCACGATCGGCCTGCTGCGCACCGCTGTGGGACCTCTGCTGGCGCTGTACTTCGAGGCCCGCAGGCGTCTGGTGCGGGCGCTGACGGAACGCGCCGAGCGCGCGGAGCGGGAGCGTCACCTCCTGGCCGAGCGTGCCCGCGCCGAGGAACGGGCCCGGCTGGCCGGCGAGATGCACGACGTGGTGACGCACAGGGTGAGCCTGATGGCGCTGCAGGCCGGTGCCCTGCGCATGACGGCCCCGGACGAGGCGACCAGGCAGGCCGCAGAAGAGCTCCGCGCGGCGGGCTGCCAGGCGCTGGAGGAACTGCGCGACCTGGTCGGCATCCTGCGCAGGGACCCGGACGAGCATTCCTCGACGGAGTCGGTGGCGGGTCTCGCCGGGCTGGTGGCCGAATCCGCGGCAGTGGGAACTCCGGCCGAACTCGTCGAGGACGGGGACAGGACGCTCGCCTCACCCGTCGTGGGGCGCACCGCGTACCGCGTGGTGCGGGAGGCGCTGACCAATGCCCGCAAGCACGCGCCCGGCGCACAGGTGACCGTGCATGTCGAGTACCGCGAGACGCAGGTGCGGCTCACAATCCGCAACACACCACCCCCGGGGAAAAGCGCGGAAGGTGCTCTCGCCGGCGCCGGCACGGGCGCCACCTGCGGCGCCACGGCCGAGGCAGTCAGGGCGGCCCCGGTGCCAGCATCCGCGGCGGCCACCGCCGATGTCGCCGCCACCGCCGCCGCGCTCGTCGGCACGGGCTCCGGCCTCGGCCTCGCGGGCCTGCGTCGGCGCCTGGAACTGGTGCAGGGCACCTTGCGGGCCGGGCCGTCACCGGACGGCGGCTTCAGCGTCGAGGCCACGTTGCCCGCGTATGTGCCGACCGTCGAAGCGGCGGTGTAG
- a CDS encoding YceI family protein, with product METEQERSRTAPRAPRAGRYEIDTGSSVLEFTTRHVFGLLPVRGTFAIRAGTVDVTEPLAASRIHAEIAAAGFDTGNRSRDAAVRSRRFLDADRHPLITFDADALEETADGARITGTLTASGVSTLVSLTAGECTVTPRGFTVRATARVDRKDFGVTASPGMAGRHLDVVLRIRCVQV from the coding sequence ATGGAAACCGAACAGGAACGCAGCAGGACGGCTCCCAGGGCGCCCCGGGCGGGCCGCTACGAGATCGACACCGGCAGCTCCGTGCTCGAGTTCACCACCCGGCACGTCTTCGGGCTTCTGCCGGTGAGGGGCACGTTCGCCATCCGGGCGGGGACCGTCGACGTCACCGAGCCTCTCGCCGCCTCCCGGATCCACGCGGAGATCGCGGCGGCAGGATTCGACACGGGGAACCGCTCACGGGACGCCGCCGTACGGTCGCGGCGGTTCCTCGACGCCGATCGGCACCCTCTCATCACCTTCGACGCCGACGCCCTGGAGGAGACGGCGGACGGGGCGCGCATCACGGGGACGCTCACAGCGTCGGGCGTCAGCACGCTCGTGAGCCTGACGGCCGGGGAGTGCACGGTGACGCCGCGGGGGTTCACCGTCCGCGCCACGGCCCGTGTCGACCGCAAGGATTTCGGGGTGACCGCGTCTCCCGGGATGGCCGGGCGCCACCTGGACGTCGTCCTGCGCATCAGGTGCGTGCAGGTCTGA
- a CDS encoding glutamate-5-semialdehyde dehydrogenase: MSATQNSPVTETARRAKEAAAELAPLPRTARDAALLAVADALIARTDEIVAANAADIDKARAAGTPDAIVDRLTLTPERIAAIASDVRDVVALPDPVGEVVRGSTLPNGLELRQVRVPLGVVGIIYEARPNVTVDAAALCLKSGNAVLLRGSSSAYASNGALVEVLRDAVAGAGVPADAVQLVPGESRDSVRELMRARGLVDVLIPRGGASLIRSVVEESTVPVIETGVGNCHVYIDEAADLETAVAILVNSKAQRPSVCNAAETVLVHEGVAAEFLPLAVEALAEAGVTVHGDEAWQKAGAQVVPATDEDWGTEYLSYDIAAAVVPSLDAAVRHIREWSSGHTEAIVTGDTAAARRFTSLVDSTAVMVNASTRFTDGGQFGFGAEIGISTQKLHARGPMGLPELTSTKYVVTGDGHTRG, encoded by the coding sequence ATGAGCGCAACGCAGAATTCGCCCGTCACCGAGACCGCCCGCCGCGCGAAGGAGGCCGCCGCCGAACTCGCCCCGCTGCCGCGCACGGCACGGGACGCGGCGCTGCTCGCCGTCGCCGACGCGCTCATCGCCCGTACGGACGAGATCGTCGCCGCCAACGCCGCCGACATCGACAAGGCCCGCGCCGCCGGGACGCCGGACGCCATCGTCGACCGCCTGACGCTCACCCCGGAACGCATCGCGGCCATCGCCTCCGACGTGCGCGACGTGGTCGCCCTTCCCGACCCCGTCGGCGAGGTCGTGCGCGGCTCGACACTGCCCAACGGGCTCGAACTGCGCCAGGTGCGCGTGCCCCTCGGCGTCGTCGGGATCATCTACGAGGCACGCCCCAACGTCACCGTCGACGCCGCCGCGCTGTGCCTGAAGTCCGGCAACGCGGTGCTGCTGCGCGGCTCCTCCTCCGCGTACGCCTCGAACGGTGCCCTCGTCGAGGTGCTGCGTGACGCCGTCGCGGGTGCCGGCGTGCCCGCCGACGCCGTGCAGCTCGTACCGGGCGAGAGCAGGGACAGCGTCCGTGAACTCATGCGCGCCCGCGGCCTGGTGGACGTGCTGATTCCGCGCGGCGGGGCCTCGCTCATCCGTTCCGTGGTCGAGGAGTCCACGGTCCCCGTCATCGAGACCGGTGTCGGCAACTGCCATGTGTACATCGACGAGGCCGCCGACCTCGAGACCGCCGTCGCGATCCTCGTCAACTCCAAGGCGCAGCGCCCAAGTGTCTGCAACGCCGCCGAGACCGTCCTCGTACACGAAGGTGTGGCGGCGGAGTTCCTGCCGCTCGCCGTCGAGGCCCTCGCCGAGGCGGGCGTGACGGTGCACGGCGACGAGGCGTGGCAGAAGGCGGGCGCGCAGGTCGTCCCCGCCACCGACGAGGACTGGGGCACCGAGTACCTCTCGTACGACATCGCCGCGGCCGTCGTGCCGTCACTGGACGCCGCGGTGCGGCACATCCGCGAGTGGAGTTCGGGTCACACGGAGGCGATCGTCACCGGCGACACCGCGGCCGCGCGCCGCTTCACATCGCTGGTCGATTCGACCGCCGTGATGGTCAATGCGTCCACACGTTTCACGGACGGCGGCCAGTTCGGTTTCGGGGCCGAGATCGGCATCTCCACGCAGAAGCTGCACGCACGCGGCCCGATGGGCCTGCCCGAGCTGACCTCCACGAAGTACGTGGTCACGGGGGACGGTCACACCCGCGGTTAG
- a CDS encoding M48 family metallopeptidase, producing MSDNAGTERLPGRNRRRFPGISSRAYEHPSDRSALVALRKLSGFDSVFKALSGLVTERSLRLLFLANSVRVNDEQFAHLNSMLRDACYILDLEKVPPMYVSQDPNPNAMCIGLDAPVIVLTTGLVELLDEEEMRTVIGHEVGHALSGHAVYRTILLFLTNLALKVAWIPLGNVAIMAIVTALREWFRKSELSADRAGLLVGQDLQASMRGLMKLAGGNHLHSMNVDSFLAQAEEYESGGDIRDSVLKIMNVLPRSHPFTAVRAAELKKWAESRDHQRIMDGHYDRREDDKQTSVSDSFKQSAGHYTESFKNSKDPLMGLVRDIAGGAGDLGGKLRDTFTGRNTGSSGGNGNGEDGGNNSGGGSSS from the coding sequence ATGAGCGACAACGCAGGCACCGAGCGGCTGCCCGGCCGCAACCGGCGCCGCTTCCCGGGGATCTCCTCCCGGGCGTACGAACATCCCTCGGACCGCTCGGCGCTCGTCGCGCTGCGCAAACTGAGCGGTTTCGACTCGGTCTTCAAGGCACTGAGCGGGCTGGTGACCGAGCGCAGCCTCAGGCTGCTCTTCCTCGCCAACTCGGTGCGCGTCAACGACGAGCAGTTCGCGCATCTCAACTCGATGCTGCGGGACGCCTGTTACATACTGGACCTGGAGAAGGTCCCGCCGATGTACGTCAGTCAGGACCCGAATCCGAACGCGATGTGCATCGGGCTCGACGCGCCCGTCATCGTCCTCACCACTGGTCTCGTGGAGCTGCTGGACGAGGAGGAGATGCGGACGGTCATCGGCCACGAGGTGGGCCACGCCCTCTCGGGGCACGCCGTCTACCGCACCATCCTGCTCTTCCTGACGAATCTCGCGCTCAAGGTCGCGTGGATCCCGCTGGGCAACGTCGCGATCATGGCGATAGTGACCGCGCTGCGCGAGTGGTTCCGCAAGTCGGAGCTGTCGGCGGACCGTGCGGGGCTGCTTGTCGGGCAGGATCTGCAGGCCTCGATGCGCGGGCTGATGAAGCTCGCCGGCGGCAACCACCTGCACTCGATGAACGTGGACTCGTTCCTCGCGCAGGCCGAGGAGTACGAGTCGGGCGGCGACATCCGCGACTCCGTGCTGAAGATCATGAATGTGCTGCCGCGCAGCCACCCCTTCACCGCGGTGCGTGCGGCCGAGTTGAAGAAGTGGGCCGAGAGCCGCGACCACCAGCGCATCATGGACGGCCACTACGACCGGCGTGAGGACGACAAGCAGACGTCGGTCTCCGACTCGTTCAAGCAGTCTGCCGGCCACTACACGGAGTCGTTCAAGAACAGCAAGGACCCGCTGATGGGTCTCGTCCGCGACATCGCGGGCGGCGCCGGCGACCTGGGCGGCAAGCTGCGCGACACCTTCACCGGAAGGAACACGGGAAGCAGCGGAGGCAACGGCAACGGCGAGGACGGTGGCAACAACTCGGGCGGCGGCAGCTCCAGTTAG
- the nadD gene encoding nicotinate-nucleotide adenylyltransferase yields the protein MGEDIVPGTGKRRLGVMGGTFDPIHHGHLVAASEVATRFHLDEVVFVPTGQPWQKSHQHVSPAEDRYLMTVIATASNPQFSVSRIDIDRGGRTYTIDTLRDLRAANPETDLFFITGADALAQILGWRDADELFSLAHFIGATRPGHTLTDPGLPDGGVSLVEVPALAISSTDCRARVRRGDPVWYLVPDGVVRYINKRGLYGEEAPNP from the coding sequence ATGGGAGAGGACATAGTGCCCGGCACCGGCAAGCGGCGGCTGGGAGTGATGGGCGGGACATTCGACCCGATCCACCACGGGCACCTCGTCGCCGCCAGCGAGGTGGCCACGCGCTTCCACCTCGACGAAGTCGTCTTCGTACCGACCGGGCAGCCGTGGCAGAAGAGCCACCAGCACGTCTCGCCCGCCGAGGACCGCTATCTGATGACGGTCATCGCGACGGCCTCCAATCCGCAGTTCTCGGTCAGCCGCATCGACATCGACCGCGGTGGCCGCACCTACACCATCGACACACTGCGTGATCTGCGAGCCGCCAACCCGGAGACGGACCTCTTCTTCATCACCGGGGCGGACGCCCTCGCCCAGATCCTGGGCTGGCGCGACGCCGACGAACTGTTCTCCCTGGCCCACTTCATCGGCGCCACCCGGCCCGGGCACACGCTGACCGATCCGGGCCTGCCGGACGGAGGGGTGTCGCTGGTGGAGGTCCCGGCGCTGGCCATCTCCTCGACGGACTGCCGTGCGCGGGTCCGGCGGGGAGATCCCGTCTGGTACCTGGTCCCGGACGGCGTCGTGCGCTACATCAACAAGCGGGGACTGTACGGGGAGGAGGCGCCCAACCCATGA
- a CDS encoding LCP family protein has product MNERYGYDPYGQQQGQQPPEEPRFLGYDEYGQPVYGYEESGPYGQQTAQPGQSTQPGQSGQQGYGYDAYDGRGGHEGYGAYGQQAPPQPYPQNPMPQPQTQQHTQQEWIPQQQSAAGAGVTGDRGRAGGQGQDSDGGYRTEEFSFVEEQADDSDDVIDWLKFSESRTERREEAKRRGRNRIVLLVVALVMIAAGGVGYLWYAGKLPDLNGDKGGAATAAGQQRDVIVVHLRSLNGGGSSTALLVDNVDAKRGNTVLLPNSLAVSGENGTTTTLAKAVEDEGTAPTREALGTLLGADIKGSWRLDTPYLENLVELVGGIKVDANATVPGEKKGDEPLVKRGRAQTLDGRAAVGYATYRGKGEPQTRQLERFGEVMHQTLRKLSSDSKSATKTVETLGQIPDPSLPEPELGASLAKLASQAKGGAYKTQVLPVRANGTLSEGTSEGLVKQVLGGTVKNTDPDAAPRVKIVNASGKGGSDDTASAALVNSGYTVVKGGAGDKAQARSQVTYADGKYKAKAQEVAKTLGLPGNAVRKGKGAANADVAVVLGRDYKE; this is encoded by the coding sequence ATGAACGAGCGCTACGGATACGACCCGTACGGGCAGCAGCAGGGCCAGCAGCCGCCCGAGGAGCCCCGGTTCCTCGGCTACGACGAGTACGGGCAGCCCGTCTACGGCTACGAGGAGAGCGGGCCGTACGGGCAGCAGACCGCACAGCCGGGGCAGTCGACGCAGCCGGGGCAGTCCGGGCAGCAGGGCTACGGCTACGACGCCTACGACGGGCGCGGCGGACACGAGGGCTACGGCGCGTACGGACAGCAGGCGCCGCCGCAGCCGTACCCGCAGAACCCGATGCCCCAGCCGCAGACGCAGCAGCACACACAGCAGGAGTGGATCCCGCAGCAGCAGTCGGCCGCCGGCGCGGGCGTCACGGGTGACCGCGGCCGGGCGGGCGGCCAGGGCCAGGATTCCGACGGCGGATACCGCACGGAGGAGTTCTCCTTCGTCGAGGAGCAGGCGGACGACTCCGACGACGTCATCGACTGGCTCAAGTTCAGCGAGAGCCGCACCGAGCGCCGCGAGGAGGCCAAGCGCCGCGGCCGCAACCGCATCGTCCTGCTCGTCGTGGCCCTCGTCATGATCGCGGCCGGCGGCGTCGGCTACCTCTGGTACGCGGGCAAGCTGCCGGACCTGAACGGCGACAAGGGCGGCGCCGCCACGGCGGCCGGCCAGCAGCGCGACGTGATCGTCGTGCATCTGCGCTCGCTGAACGGCGGCGGCAGTTCGACCGCGCTGCTCGTGGACAACGTCGACGCCAAGCGCGGCAACACGGTCCTGCTCCCGAACTCGCTCGCCGTCTCCGGCGAGAACGGCACCACTACCACCCTGGCCAAGGCCGTCGAGGACGAGGGCACGGCCCCGACCCGGGAGGCCCTCGGCACGCTCCTGGGCGCCGACATCAAGGGCAGCTGGCGGCTGGACACCCCGTACCTGGAGAACCTCGTCGAGCTGGTCGGCGGTATCAAGGTCGACGCGAATGCCACCGTCCCCGGCGAGAAGAAGGGCGACGAACCGCTGGTCAAGCGCGGCAGGGCGCAGACCCTCGACGGGCGCGCGGCCGTCGGCTACGCGACCTACCGCGGGAAGGGCGAGCCCCAGACGCGTCAGCTGGAGCGCTTCGGCGAGGTCATGCACCAGACGCTGCGGAAGCTCTCCAGCGACTCCAAGTCGGCGACGAAGACGGTGGAGACCCTCGGCCAGATCCCCGACCCGTCGCTGCCGGAGCCCGAGCTGGGTGCCTCCCTGGCGAAGCTGGCGAGCCAGGCGAAGGGCGGCGCGTACAAGACGCAGGTGCTGCCCGTCAGGGCCAACGGCACGCTCAGCGAGGGTACGAGCGAGGGCCTGGTGAAGCAGGTGCTCGGCGGCACGGTCAAGAACACCGACCCGGACGCGGCGCCCAGGGTGAAGATCGTCAACGCCAGCGGCAAGGGCGGCAGCGACGACACGGCGTCCGCGGCCCTGGTCAACAGCGGCTACACCGTCGTCAAGGGCGGTGCGGGCGACAAGGCGCAGGCGCGCTCCCAGGTGACGTACGCCGACGGCAAGTACAAGGCCAAGGCGCAGGAAGTGGCCAAGACCCTCGGCCTGCCAGGGAACGCCGTACGCAAGGGCAAGGGAGCGGCGAACGCGGATGTGGCGGTCGTGCTGGGCCGGGACTACAAGGAGTGA
- the rsfS gene encoding ribosome silencing factor, with amino-acid sequence MTATDRSIELIDAAAQAAADKLAHDIVAYDVSDVLAITDAFLLASAPNDRQVKAIVDEIEERLLKEQGAKPARREGERDGRWVLLDFVDIVVHVQHSEERVFYALERLWKDCPEIDLPDDAKATHGKGREHAVQEAAAGRGDGDGQDGTSAPYGAASERNGSEGLR; translated from the coding sequence GTGACCGCCACGGACCGTTCCATCGAGCTGATCGACGCCGCCGCCCAGGCGGCCGCGGACAAGCTCGCGCACGACATCGTCGCCTACGACGTCAGCGACGTGCTCGCCATCACCGACGCCTTCCTGCTCGCCTCCGCACCGAACGACCGCCAGGTCAAGGCCATCGTCGACGAGATCGAGGAGCGGCTGCTGAAGGAGCAGGGCGCCAAGCCGGCCCGCCGTGAGGGGGAGCGCGACGGGCGCTGGGTGCTCCTCGACTTCGTCGACATCGTGGTGCACGTCCAGCACAGCGAGGAACGGGTCTTCTACGCCCTGGAACGGCTCTGGAAGGACTGCCCCGAGATCGACCTGCCCGACGACGCCAAGGCGACGCACGGCAAGGGCCGCGAGCACGCCGTGCAGGAGGCGGCGGCCGGCAGGGGCGACGGTGACGGCCAGGACGGCACCTCCGCGCCGTACGGGGCCGCGTCGGAGCGGAACGGAAGCGAAGGACTGCGGTGA
- a CDS encoding histidine phosphatase family protein — protein sequence MTAPAVTPGPTVRRDRRVVLWRHGQTAWNLERRFQGSTDIELTPAGLEQARRSARLLAALRPDAILASDLRRTADTAAELASITGLDVTHDEALRETYAGAWQGLTHEEIVERYGNEYAAWKRGEPVRRGGGELETEVADRAAPVVERNAEKLPPGGTLVVVSHGGTIRTTIGRLLGLVPQTWEALGGLSNCCWSVLGEGMRGWRLLEHNAGTLPQPVLGDDD from the coding sequence GTGACGGCGCCTGCCGTGACCCCCGGGCCGACGGTGCGCCGCGACCGCAGGGTCGTGCTCTGGCGGCACGGGCAGACAGCCTGGAACCTCGAGCGCCGCTTCCAGGGCTCCACCGACATCGAGCTGACCCCGGCAGGCCTTGAGCAGGCGCGCCGCTCCGCCCGTCTGCTGGCCGCCCTGCGGCCCGACGCGATCCTCGCCTCCGACCTGCGCCGTACCGCCGACACGGCGGCCGAACTCGCCTCCATCACCGGCCTCGACGTGACACACGACGAGGCACTGCGCGAGACGTACGCGGGCGCGTGGCAGGGCCTCACGCACGAGGAGATCGTCGAGCGGTACGGCAACGAGTACGCGGCGTGGAAGCGCGGCGAGCCGGTGCGGCGCGGCGGCGGTGAGCTGGAGACCGAGGTCGCGGACCGGGCCGCGCCCGTCGTGGAGCGGAACGCCGAGAAGCTCCCGCCCGGAGGCACGCTGGTCGTCGTCAGCCACGGCGGCACCATCCGCACGACCATCGGACGGCTGCTCGGCCTCGTACCCCAGACCTGGGAAGCGCTCGGCGGGCTCTCCAACTGCTGCTGGTCCGTGCTCGGCGAGGGCATGCGAGGCTGGCGGCTGCTGGAGCACAACGCGGGCACGCTGCCGCAGCCGGTGCTCGGCGACGACGACTGA
- a CDS encoding glycosyltransferase 87 family protein has product MSALQQFAQSRSRGRSPLMAVVLRRPVLIASGVCLLSFAAFWTAQRISGVSLIDVMVYRAEGWTVRTGGDLYEMRATYADLPTTYPPFAALLFVPLTLLDVPAMRTAATAGNLILLVTVVHLSFRLIGRSSRSSRFADLPRPAAVLLISAVLVWCEPLWTTLRYGQINLLLTALVLWDLSRRPGHRFAGAGIGIAAGIKLTPALFAVFLALYGTVRAVHGMRAGGGRAAVWNHQLRQSAVAAGAFAGTVLLSALVLPYDSRRFWFHALFRSDRVGHTEITDNQSLRGVVARLLHTGDPGWPWLVVAAFVALSGLAVAVAAASAGSRRLPYAPAWAALACAFTALLVSPVSWSHHWVWCVPLVMLLVTEALERERALFWRASAVGAMLLFCSYALWLVPHGEPGPVKPELHQTVGEMALSALYPAGGLGVLALAGVLSVRALRKPAPYEPDRVANPAASPAG; this is encoded by the coding sequence GTGAGCGCACTGCAGCAGTTCGCACAGAGCCGGTCCCGAGGCCGTAGCCCGCTCATGGCCGTCGTACTGCGGCGACCGGTACTGATCGCTTCCGGTGTCTGCCTGCTCTCTTTCGCCGCGTTCTGGACGGCCCAGCGGATCAGCGGCGTGTCCCTGATCGACGTGATGGTCTACCGGGCGGAGGGCTGGACCGTACGCACCGGTGGCGATCTGTACGAGATGCGCGCCACGTACGCGGATCTCCCCACCACCTATCCGCCTTTCGCGGCACTGCTGTTCGTGCCGTTGACGCTGCTGGACGTCCCGGCGATGCGGACGGCGGCGACCGCCGGCAACCTGATCCTGCTGGTGACGGTCGTCCATCTCTCCTTCCGGCTGATCGGGCGCTCCTCCCGGTCGTCCCGTTTCGCCGACCTGCCGCGTCCCGCCGCCGTGCTGCTGATCTCGGCCGTGCTCGTTTGGTGCGAACCGCTGTGGACGACCTTGCGCTACGGGCAGATCAACCTGCTGCTGACGGCACTTGTGCTGTGGGACCTCTCGCGCCGTCCCGGCCACCGCTTCGCGGGTGCGGGCATCGGCATCGCCGCGGGGATCAAGCTGACGCCGGCCCTGTTCGCGGTCTTCCTCGCGCTGTACGGCACGGTGCGGGCCGTGCACGGCATGCGCGCCGGCGGCGGCCGGGCCGCCGTGTGGAATCACCAATTGCGGCAATCCGCCGTCGCCGCGGGGGCGTTCGCCGGCACCGTGCTGCTGAGCGCGCTGGTTCTGCCGTACGACTCACGGCGGTTCTGGTTCCATGCCCTCTTCCGGTCGGACCGCGTCGGGCATACGGAGATCACGGACAACCAGTCGCTGCGCGGGGTCGTCGCCAGGCTGCTGCACACCGGCGACCCGGGATGGCCTTGGCTCGTGGTCGCCGCTTTCGTGGCCCTGTCCGGGCTGGCCGTCGCCGTCGCGGCGGCCTCGGCGGGCAGCCGCCGGCTGCCGTACGCACCGGCGTGGGCGGCTCTGGCGTGCGCCTTCACGGCTCTGCTGGTGAGTCCCGTCTCCTGGTCGCATCACTGGGTGTGGTGCGTTCCGCTTGTGATGCTGCTGGTCACCGAGGCGCTGGAGCGCGAACGGGCCCTGTTCTGGCGGGCGTCGGCCGTGGGCGCGATGCTGCTGTTCTGTTCGTACGCGCTGTGGTTGGTCCCGCACGGTGAACCGGGTCCGGTGAAGCCGGAACTCCACCAGACGGTGGGCGAGATGGCCCTCTCGGCGCTCTATCCGGCAGGTGGCCTGGGCGTTCTGGCGCTGGCAGGTGTGCTGTCCGTCCGGGCCCTGCGCAAGCCTGCTCCGTACGAGCCGGACCGTGTTGCCAACCCCGCCGCGTCACCGGCAGGTTGA